In the genome of Arabidopsis thaliana chromosome 4, partial sequence, the window CCGGCTCCTGGGTTTGAAGGCTATGGACAGCCAGCCAGTTGCAGTCTATACCAAGAGCCACATGTTAGTGATAAAGAGGTCGGGTACCAAGGACCTGAAACTAAATTTGAAGATCTAGAATGGAGGGAAATGAAAGGCCCATTTGTTACGATATGGCTTCACAATGTTCCCTGGGGTTCTGAGAACACTTTGACTGCTCCTGCTGCAAAGGTCAGTTACACATTTCTAACTAAAATATTGGATATTCTTTTGTTGAGCACCATCAAAAAGGCCTTCATAAGGTTCTTTTACTTGCAAAAAAACGTTAAAGCTTCTTTTGTATATGGTCTGATGAAACAGTTTTCTGATGGCTACCTGGACTTGATTGTCTTGAAAAACTGCCCTAAGCTTGTCCTGCTCTCACTTATGAGACAGACGAGTAGTGGAACACATGTTGAGTCACCATATATAGTGTATATAAAGGTTTGTCATCCAAAACCCCATATGGCTGAATTCTTTCATTTGACGGCTTCAATGTACCTTGTGACTATGCATTTGTGATTGACTAAAAAGCTTACTGTCGAAAAGGTGAAGGCATTTGTGCTGGAGCCGGGTGCACTTGTAGACGAACCAGACAAGGAAGGAATCATAGATTCAGATGGAGAGGTTTTGGCAAGAGGAAAAAGAACATATAAATGTGATCAAAAGGCCTTGATGTCTTACGACAAGCTTCAAGTAACAGTTGATCAAGGTTTAGCCACACTCTTCTCTCCTGAATATTGATAATGTTAACAATACTCGTGAGATGAAGACACATTCACATCATACTTCATAAACCTTGATTGACCTTTGATTTATCCTTTTTTGTAAATGTTATTCCCTTGTGGTTGTGTGTGTTATTTGATTGATACACATGTACAGTACATTACAGGAAATGAGAACCAGACAaatgttttgtgtgtttcttacAATTTATCCTAAGATTCTATAGAAAGATTGTTCTGTAAATTTTGTATAAGCCAGAGGGAGCTAGTACTTGCTAAGGTAAATGTTAAACTTTAACCATTTCTCATTGAAATTGTCAATGTTATTTACTATAAATCCTCACcatttttgacattttcttgCAGGATTCCATTGTTTACCTGCAAATGAAGAATGCAAATCCAAATTTCACATCCTAACatgattaagaaattaaacatctTCCAATGGTGAGTCTGTTTTTTGTGCTTACCAGATTAATGGTTGTGAACTGTCTCAGCATATTATTCCAATTTTAGAGCTCCGAAGCAGAGAGACTACAGAAAAGTCTAGTTCACTTTCTTAAATTAGTTAATACGGTGTCGTATTGGGACactcttctttaattttctctcTGGCCTAAGAGAAATCGACACGTCATAGCTAAGAGGAGGGGTATTGCCACGTCATCTCATCCACTCGCCAGGCTAGGCGCGTGAATTGCATTTCCCTCCTGATCGGAAAAGTCTTACCAAAGATTAGCTTTCAGGTCAATTTTTAAATCTTAGCTCTCACCAACGACGAAACTCGTCTCCCTCCATCTTGCTATGGATCGTCAGCCGGAGAGGGAGAATGATGAACTACCATCTCCGGCGATAATTTCCGACCGAGTTCTGGTAAATGGTGTTGTCACGCCGTTAACGTTGACCGCCGAGGGAGAGCTACGATCGACGGAATCTGGACGGCGGAAATCGACGTTGGCAAAAGAAATCCTGAGTTTCGTCGTGGAAGGTAACAAGGTTAGAGTAAAGACCTTGGTTGAGAAAGGAGGAGGAATTTGCTGTAGAGGAAGTGCTGGAGATTATGCGAGGAACGATTTCGTTTTCGAGCCTCTCTCTGATGAATCTAGAAAGCTTTGGTCCGATAAGTTCCATCAACACCTCGTCTCTCTCGGTTAGTTGAATTATCGAAAATTGGGTATCACCAGAGCTAAAATTTCGAAATGCCTTTCTCAAATCTCGATGCTGATTGGTGATTCTTTAGGTCGGCCAAAGAAATTGCTTGTGTTTGTGAATCCGTTTGGCGGGAAGAAAACAGCGAGAAAGATATTTCAAGAGGAAGTAAAGCCATTGTTTGAAGATGCAAATATTCAACTTGAGATTCAAGGTTTCTAATTTCTATTATCTTCTTCCAATTCTACTGAGGGAAATTAACAATCGGATTACTTTTGATATTTGCTTCAGAAACCAAGTATCAGTTGCATGCAAAGGAAATTGTTAGGTCCATGGATGTATCAAAATACGATGGTATTGTTTGTGTTAGCGGTGACGGTATCCTTGTTGAGGTAAGtaagaaattttctttatgttgTGGAAGTATCATTTTCtctatgtatattttattggATATCTTAATTTGGAAGTGATGATGCGTGTCTTTCGTGCTGTTCTCACATGATACTTACTAAAGCAATTTAGAATTGATATCTTAGACAAAGTAAGAGGAATTGCTTTTGGGAGTATCTGTAGAGGAAGCAATCTcttgtttaattatatgtttactgttttgcttatgtttgACTCTGGGATTAGAAAATTATTGTATTGGTAGTGATTCTTAAAATTGGTTCCTAATTTAGTAGGTTGTAAATGGACTGCTTGAAAGAGAAGACTGGAAGACTGCCATAAAATTGCCGATCGGAATGGTCCCTGCAGGTTCGTTCTGCCTCATACTTCTCTTGTCTTGTGTGTCCATGTGAAAGTTTAGATGTAAAGGTTATCCTTAAGTAAGATTGAAACAGTTTTCTGTTTATCATACCAAATTGATATCTTGTGTATGAGAAACTTTAGGTAAACATTTTTACTTTGCGGTTCTTTGTGTGCACTAACATTCCTAATGGCAGGAAGTGGTAATGGCATGATTAAATCATTGTTGGAACCGGTAGGGCTTCCTTGTAGTGCAACAAGTGCTACTATTTCGATAATCCGAGGTCCTGCTCCATGCCATACGATATTCaatctttcaaaaacatttcgACTTTCCTAATGAATCAACTCACTGTCACACTATTTCTGTATTGGCAGGTCGTACACGTTCTCTAGATGTAGCAACTATCTCACAAGGGACTACCAAATTCTTCAGTGTCTTGATGCTTGCTTGGGGTATGCAAGGACTTCTACTTCTTTGTAGTGTAGTACTCTAGAATGTAGAACTTGATTTGCAAATGCAAGTAGTGGCTGAGCTTACTGAATTATTCTGTTGGTTGTACTGAGagaaattcattttatttcagGTTTAGTGGCTGATATAGACATCGAGTCAGAGAAATTCAGATGGATGGGTAGTGCTCGCTTTGATATCTATGTATGTTTAGTTgaacatttgaaaattttctgcAATGCATGTTTTAATATGCGTTACTCAACTAAGTTACTGGTGGAggttgaacaaaaaaaaaaaaaaaaagagattgtGTGTTTCTAACTGGATGCTGTTTTCATTCAACTAAAGACCTTGCGTTCACTCTTCTACGACTTGCATTTGCAGGGTCTTCAGAGGATAATATGCTTAAGACAATACCATGGACGAATTCTATTTGTGCCAGCTCCTGGGTTCGAAAGCTATGGGCAACGAGCCAGTTGCAGTATAGATAAAGAGCCATCTGGTAGTGATAAGACACTCGTATACCAAGGACCTGATAGTAAACTTGAAAATCTGGATTGGAGAGAAATGAAAGGCCCATTTGTTTCAGTATGGCTTCATAATGTTCCCTGGGGTGCTGAGAACACTTTGGCTGCTCCTGACGCTAAGGTCAGTTAAACATTTTGAAACCACGAAAACACGATTTTTTTGGAATCCTTTTGCGTTTACTTGCTATAAAATCTTGAAAGCTTCATATGGTCTGATTAACAGTTTTCTGATGGCTTCCTGGATTTGATTGTCATGAAAGACTGTCCTAAACTAGCCTTGCTATCACTTATGACAAAGTTGAGTGATGGAACCCATGTCCAATCACCATATGCATCATATCTGAAGGTTTGCCATGCGAACCCAATTTTATAGTTGTAATATTTCATTTGATGACTTTGATGTCTCTTTTCGAAATGAATCGGAATTTTATGATTGACTAAAAAGCTTACACGTTGGTTTTTACTGTTGAAAAGGTGAAGGCATTCGTACTGGAGCCAGGTGCACGCATAGACGAACCAGACAAGGAAGGAATCATAGATTCAGATGGAGAAGTTTTggcaagaggaagaaaatcGTACAAATGTGATCAAAAGGCTTTGATGTCTTACGACAAGCTTCAAATAAGTGTTGATCAAGGTTTAGCCACTCTCTTCTCTCCTGAATAATTCTGACTGATACATGAGATGTGATGAGATGAGATGAAGTTGTCCCTTGTGGCTATAATTTGATTGATGGACATTACAATACAAAAAATGAGAAGATGATTCGAGTTATATAGTAAATCCCTAAAGATTACCATTGAGTGTATTGTTTATTGTTGTATTGCTGTTGTATTgcagttttgagttttttgttaGAAAGTTGTGTGAACTAAGATATTGAGAAGACCATAAATACTAAATGTGAGATTTTTTTGAACTCTTGGTGTAAAGTGTAAACATATTTATGTTGGGGGATGGTAGTCCTAAAGCTTAAAGCTTTGTGGCAAATATAAAATGAAGATTAATATTGTCAACTAGCATTAGTGTGACAAAAAGTTGGGAGAGATTCTATGAGGCAAGCAACTAAAAAATTGATGCGACATATCATATAactaaaatgataaaatattgTCCCTGGAATTTAATTTGGACCTACCATACTAATGATGACTTGGCGTTATAcattgaatattttaattaaaaaaggaataaaTATCATAGAAAAAGCGgaaataaataagtaaagtAAATGTTGTGAGAGAGCTTTCTTTTTCAGAGAGTATTTTGTTTAGCTGATGaggcaaaaacaaatagaagaaattaattaCCCGAAACAACAACACTTCACTATTTCTCCTTTCTCAGCTGCTTtcaccattttctctttttctcctccatCAATCTTTCTCACggttttctagggttttataTATGCTTTCCTCTTCATCCATGTCATCGTCTTCGTTATCTGCTAGATTTTGCTTCAACCACGAATGTTTTGAGTTCAAACTCGACCATTGCCGTCCTGGTTGGCGTCTCCGTTCTGGCGATTTCGTCGACCTCTGTGATCGTTGCGCGTAAGCAACCTTTTCCGTACTTCTTTTCTTCGCTTATTTTTACTCTCCCTGTTCCATTTTTTTGagttgatcatttttttttttttcaagtgtgcttgtctttgattttggaaaacttacttggttgtttttttcctacttctttctttgtgtAATTTGGGTCTGTCTTAGTAAGATGTGGCAGCCTGTGGtaatttctgagtttttttgttgtttgctttgttttggAGTATAGAGTCCCCATGTGTTGACTACAAGCCGAGAAATTAGGAGCCACTCTTTTCGGATGTTTTGGAATTGTTTAACAGTGTTGAATTTAAGTGACTGGAATATAGAGTTTTAAGCATTTTGATGGGCGTGTGAGGACTAATTCGTTTCACCTGAATTCTTTATGTGGCATCGATGTTGTGTAACAAGTTTAGAGTCTAGAGGTCCAAAGTCCAAGTGACAcgaaagagatagaagaagtgATACTAGGagacaaaataattaaagcaATAGGAAGCTACTTTGCATTCTGATCCATTAGATTCGAGAATTTGTTCACTAGTGGCCggttttctgaatttttatATTCTGCTTCATCAAAGTTAGAAATTAGACACATGATTAGTTTCTTAGGCTTACTATgatattttgtgaaataataAATTGGGTATGGTAATGGTTTCTATGTAAACAATAAGGTCACCTTCATGGGATTGCAAAGCCTTTTGAGTATCAGGAATTAACTAGGAATGAGATACTTTTGCTCTTACTACTTCTTGATTGTAAACATGCATACATGTGTTCTGTCTTTGATGggtttatttttggaaaacatGTATCAGTTTGATGATATAATCTTCAATAATTTTCGTTCCTGTATGTAgatcttttcttaaaaatgctTTGATTCTTTAACTATGGATGCGTGGAGACTATATAGTGTATAGTTTCCTTAggcttctgtttttgttctgaaACATAAACTTCATCAGAGCTGAAAAAGTATAGTTAAAGCTTACAAGTTCTAGTTGCATTAGGCATTAACCAACACAAATAGTctggtttttctttgtttgatttcagTACTCTGCAGACACGATTCTTTTACCTGCTCTTTGCATCAATTTCATTAACTTGTTAGTGTATTATCGATTTTGCAAATATCTAATGATTGTATTCTGGTTCCAGCTCTGCGTATGAACAAGGAAAGTTTTGTGACGTATTTCACCAAAGGGCTTCTGGATGGAGGTGTTGTGAGTCATGTGGAAAGGTAACTATATGATTTACtagttaaaattttctatGTCTCCTTGGCATCCCAAAATCATACATGGGGTTTCCAGATGTGAAGTCTCTCACTAATAGCATTTCGTGCAGCGAATTCATTGTGGATGTATTGCGTCTGCTTCTGCTTATACGTTAATGGATGCTGGAGGAATTGAGTGTTTGGCTTGCGCAAGAAAAAAGTTTGCTTTGGTGAGGGACGatttcacttttttatttcctgTCACCAAATTCCATCCATATTTTTTCTCGGAGGCATGATGTTACCTGATTCAATGTCTCTCAGTAATTATATATCTTAAGCTAGCAAGCAAACTTCAACTGTACAAAGATCTTTTCAAGTTTAAGATCGATGTTGAGCTGTAGTCTGTGTGCTATAACAGTCTGTATTCATGT includes:
- the SPHK1 gene encoding sphingosine kinase 1 (sphingosine kinase 1 (SPHK1); FUNCTIONS IN: diacylglycerol kinase activity, sphinganine kinase activity, D-erythro-sphingosine kinase activity; INVOLVED IN: activation of protein kinase C activity by G-protein coupled receptor protein signaling pathway, seed germination, response to abscisic acid stimulus; LOCATED IN: plant-type vacuole membrane, vacuole; CONTAINS InterPro DOMAIN/s: Diacylglycerol kinase, catalytic domain (InterPro:IPR001206); BEST Arabidopsis thaliana protein match is: Diacylglycerol kinase family protein (TAIR:AT4G21534.1); Has 35333 Blast hits to 34131 proteins in 2444 species: Archae - 798; Bacteria - 22429; Metazoa - 974; Fungi - 991; Plants - 531; Viruses - 0; Other Eukaryotes - 9610 (source: NCBI BLink).); protein product: MDRQPERENDELPSPAIISDRVLVNGVVTPLTLTAEGELRSTESGRRKSTLAKEILSFVVEGNKVRVKTLVEKGGGICCRGSAGDYARNDFVFEPLSDESRKLWSDKFHQHLVSLGRPKKLLVFVNPFGGKKTARKIFQEEVKPLFEDANIQLEIQETKYQLHAKEIVRSMDVSKYDGIVCVSGDGILVEVVNGLLEREDWKTAIKLPIGMVPAGSGNGMIKSLLEPVGLPCSATSATISIIRGRTRSLDVATISQGTTKFFSVLMLAWGLVADIDIESEKFRWMGSARFDIYGLQRIICLRQYHGRILFVPAPGFESYGQRASCSIDKEPSGSDKTLVYQGPDSKLENLDWREMKGPFVSVWLHNVPWGAENTLAAPDAKTVLN
- the SPHK1 gene encoding sphingosine kinase 1 (sphingosine kinase 1 (SPHK1); FUNCTIONS IN: diacylglycerol kinase activity, sphinganine kinase activity, D-erythro-sphingosine kinase activity; INVOLVED IN: activation of protein kinase C activity by G-protein coupled receptor protein signaling pathway, seed germination, response to abscisic acid stimulus; LOCATED IN: plant-type vacuole membrane, vacuole; CONTAINS InterPro DOMAIN/s: Diacylglycerol kinase, catalytic domain (InterPro:IPR001206); BEST Arabidopsis thaliana protein match is: Diacylglycerol kinase family protein (TAIR:AT4G21534.1); Has 6888 Blast hits to 3984 proteins in 1156 species: Archae - 1; Bacteria - 4291; Metazoa - 1136; Fungi - 331; Plants - 472; Viruses - 0; Other Eukaryotes - 657 (source: NCBI BLink).), whose product is MDRQPERENDELPSPAIISDRVLVNGVVTPLTLTAEGELRSTESGRRKSTLAKEILSFVVEGNKVRVKTLVEKGGGICCRGSAGDYARNDFVFEPLSDESRKLWSDKFHQHLVSLGRPKKLLVFVNPFGGKKTARKIFQEEVKPLFEDANIQLEIQETKYQLHAKEIVRSMDVSKYDGIVCVSGDGILVEVVNGLLEREDWKTAIKLPIGMVPAGSGNGMIKSLLEPVGLPCSATSATISIIRGRTRSLDVATISQGTTKFFSVLMLAWGLVADIDIESEKFRWMGSARFDIYGLQRIICLRQYHGRILFVPAPGFESYGQRASCSIDKEPSGSDKTLVYQGPDSKLENLDWREMKGPFVSVWLHNVPWGAENTLAAPDAKFSDGFLDLIVMKDCPKLALLSLMTKLSDGTHVQSPYASYLKVKAFVLEPGARIDEPDKEGIIDSDGEVLARGRKSYKCDQKALMSYDKLQISVDQGLATLFSPE
- the SPHK1 gene encoding sphingosine kinase 1 (sphingosine kinase 1 (SPHK1); FUNCTIONS IN: diacylglycerol kinase activity, sphinganine kinase activity, D-erythro-sphingosine kinase activity; INVOLVED IN: activation of protein kinase C activity by G-protein coupled receptor protein signaling pathway, seed germination, response to abscisic acid stimulus; LOCATED IN: plant-type vacuole membrane, vacuole; CONTAINS InterPro DOMAIN/s: Diacylglycerol kinase, catalytic domain (InterPro:IPR001206); BEST Arabidopsis thaliana protein match is: Diacylglycerol kinase family protein (TAIR:AT4G21534.1); Has 35333 Blast hits to 34131 proteins in 2444 species: Archae - 798; Bacteria - 22429; Metazoa - 974; Fungi - 991; Plants - 531; Viruses - 0; Other Eukaryotes - 9610 (source: NCBI BLink).), which translates into the protein MVPAGSGNGMIKSLLEPVGLPCSATSATISIIRGRTRSLDVATISQGTTKFFSVLMLAWGLVADIDIESEKFRWMGSARFDIYGLQRIICLRQYHGRILFVPAPGFESYGQRASCSIDKEPSGSDKTLVYQGPDSKLENLDWREMKGPFVSVWLHNVPWGAENTLAAPDAKFSDGFLDLIVMKDCPKLALLSLMTKLSDGTHVQSPYASYLKVKAFVLEPGARIDEPDKEGIIDSDGEVLARGRKSYKCDQKALMSYDKLQISVDQGLATLFSPE